A genomic stretch from Microcebus murinus isolate Inina chromosome 19, M.murinus_Inina_mat1.0, whole genome shotgun sequence includes:
- the DCTN5 gene encoding dynactin subunit 5 produces MELGELLYNKSEYIETASGNKVSRQSVLCGSQNIVLNGKTIVMNDCIIRGDLANVRVGRHCVVKSRSVIRPPFKKFSKGVAFFPLHIGDHVFIEEDCVVNAAQIGSYVHVGKNCVIGRRCVLKDCCKILDNTVLPPETVVPPFTVFSGCPGLFSGELPECTQELMIDVTKSYYQKFLPLTQV; encoded by the exons ATGGAGTTGGGCGAGCTGCTCTACAACAAGTCCGAGTACATCGAGACG GCATCTGGGAACAAAGTTAGTCGCCAGTCAGTGTTGTGTGGAAGCCAGAACATCGTTCTTAATGGCAAG ACCATTGTGATGAATGACTGTATTATCCGAGGGGATCTGGCAAATGTAAGAGTTGGACGCCATTGTGTTGTGAAGAGTCGTAGTGTCATAAGGCCACCATTCAAGAAATTCAGTAAAGG tGTTGCATTCTTTCCATTACATATTGGGGACCATGTCTTTATTGAGGAAGATTGTGTGGTCAACGCAGCTCAGATTGGTTCCTACGTTCATGTTGGCAAGAACTGTGTGATT GGGCGCCGGTGTGTGTTAAAAGACTGCTGCAAAATTCTTGACAACACGGTATTACCTCCAGAAACTGTGGTCCCACCATTTACTGTCTTCTCAGGCTGCCCAG GACTCTTCTCAGGGGAGCTCCCGGAGTGTACTCAGGAGCTGATGATTGACGTCACCAAGAGCTACTACCAGAAGTTTTTGCCCCTGACACAAGTCTAG